One region of Brachybacterium saurashtrense genomic DNA includes:
- a CDS encoding ArsR/SmtB family transcription factor: protein MHETVTLSHTASLARLGHALSDATRARALLALREAPGLPSDLADALGVSRQTMSNHLACLRGCGLVEGVREGRHTWYRLADPQVADALSGLVELALVVDPDCCTGAECRCA from the coding sequence ATGCACGAGACCGTCACCCTGAGCCATACCGCGTCGCTGGCCCGGCTGGGCCATGCGCTCTCCGATGCGACGCGGGCGCGCGCCCTGCTCGCACTGCGGGAGGCCCCCGGGCTCCCCTCGGATCTTGCCGACGCCCTCGGCGTCTCCCGGCAGACGATGTCGAACCATCTCGCCTGCCTGCGCGGCTGCGGGCTGGTCGAGGGAGTGCGGGAGGGGCGGCACACCTGGTACCGGCTCGCCGACCCGCAGGTGGCCGATGCCCTCTCGGGCCTCGTGGAGCTCGCGCTCGTGGTCGACCCCGACTGCTGCACCGGCGCGGAGTGCCGCTGCGCATGA
- a CDS encoding cation transporter, whose protein sequence is MSTSHTALTPARRHILQRRIRWVVAATITYNVIEAVIALAAGRAASSSALIGFGLDSIVEVLSAAAVAWQFAGPDPQRRERIALPVIAVAFFALALVVTVDALRSLLGTGAAEHSSVGIALAAVSVVLMPAFSLFERRTGRELGSASAVADSKQTLICAYLSAAVLMGLVANSLLGWSWADPVAALIIAVFAVREGVEAWRGEACAQPVSALVQEGSGKEGGGCC, encoded by the coding sequence ATGAGCACGTCCCACACCGCCCTCACGCCTGCCCGTCGGCACATCCTGCAGCGCCGGATCCGCTGGGTGGTCGCCGCGACCATCACCTACAACGTCATCGAAGCGGTGATCGCGCTGGCCGCAGGGCGTGCAGCGTCTTCCTCCGCGCTGATCGGCTTCGGTCTGGACTCGATCGTGGAGGTGCTCTCCGCCGCGGCGGTGGCCTGGCAGTTCGCCGGGCCCGACCCGCAGCGGCGCGAGCGGATCGCCCTGCCGGTGATCGCGGTGGCCTTCTTCGCCCTCGCCCTCGTCGTCACGGTCGATGCGCTGCGCTCCCTTCTCGGCACCGGCGCGGCGGAGCATTCTTCCGTGGGCATCGCCCTGGCGGCCGTGAGCGTGGTGCTGATGCCCGCCTTCTCGCTGTTCGAGCGGCGCACCGGCCGCGAGCTCGGCTCCGCGAGCGCGGTCGCCGACTCGAAGCAGACGCTGATCTGCGCGTACCTCTCCGCCGCGGTGCTGATGGGGCTGGTGGCCAACAGCCTGCTGGGCTGGTCCTGGGCAGATCCGGTCGCTGCCCTGATCATCGCCGTCTTCGCGGTGCGCGAGGGAGTGGAGGCCTGGCGCGGGGAGGCGTGCGCGCAGCCGGTCTCCGCGCTCGTGCAGGAAGGCAGCGGGAAGGAGGGCGGTGGGTGCTGCTGA